The sequence TGTGGTGGCAGCCGCAGGTCATCCCCGGCTCCACCTTAATAAACTTCGTCTCCCTCTTGACACTACTTATGATAGGCTCCCTTGTCTGCTCTATCCTGTCTATCTTCCACCCCAGGGCCTTTCCGATCATGCCGATCGACTCCGGAAAGCCGAAGTGCCCCACCACCGAGCCGTCCTCGATCCCCTTCTGAAACTCTTCCGGGATTATCCCCACACCCTGGGTCCTCAAAACGGAGGGGCCATAGGGGGAGAGGTCGTTCACCCTCCTTGCCGTGATCGAGTGCACCTCGCTGCAGACGCCGGTCAGAGCTATGACGAGGAGGTCCAGCACGAACCCGGGGTTGATCCCCGTTCCTAAGACCGTGACCCCGGTATCCCTGGCGAGTCTGTCGATCTTTTCCGAAAGCTCCGGCGAGCCGTAGTGGGGGAAGCTCATCTCCTCGGCGATGGAGACGACGTTTATCCCGTGCCTTAAGGCCGTCTCGATCTCGCCGAAGGCGTCCTTTACGGTCGAAGTCGTGCACTGGACGACCGCATCGGGGGAAGAGCTTTTGAAGAGCTCCCCGGCGTCGGAGAAGACCCTTATCCCCAGCGGCTTATCCCTGCCTAGTATCTCCCCCACGTCCTTTCCGTTCCGATCCGCCCTCTTCGAAATCACCCCCACAAGCTCCATACCCTCCTTTTTGAGGATCAGCTCTATCGCGCCGCTCCCCATCTGTCCCGTTCCCCACACGGCAACCTTTACTCTACCTGTCACTTTTGAACCTCCTGTCTTGATTTTATACT comes from Candidatus Zymogenus saltonus and encodes:
- a CDS encoding NADP-binding protein; this encodes MGSGAIELILKKEGMELVGVISKRADRNGKDVGEILGRDKPLGIRVFSDAGELFKSSSPDAVVQCTTSTVKDAFGEIETALRHGINVVSIAEEMSFPHYGSPELSEKIDRLARDTGVTVLGTGINPGFVLDLLVIALTGVCSEVHSITARRVNDLSPYGPSVLRTQGVGIIPEEFQKGIEDGSVVGHFGFPESIGMIGKALGWKIDRIEQTREPIISSVKRETKFIKVEPGMTCGCHHRGIGYMGEKAAIILDHPQQIHPHLEGVVTGDYIDIKGVPDVSFSGSPEIPGGVGTVALSVNMIPKVINAPPGLMTMADMPVPAAIMGDVREMIKGGK